The following are from one region of the Populus trichocarpa isolate Nisqually-1 chromosome 8, P.trichocarpa_v4.1, whole genome shotgun sequence genome:
- the LOC7473264 gene encoding uncharacterized protein LOC7473264 has protein sequence MASATTRVIFRVVVGILAILVLFYVGRPLYWKISATVQEIRENKRTVKQGISQIVFEAQKSVGWFHDESGSGARQNRRVRSLF, from the exons ATGGCATCAGCGACAACAAGAGTGATATTTAGGGTAGTGGTGGGGATTCTAGCCATCCTCGTTCTCTTCTACGTGGGTCGTCCTCTCTACTGGAAAATCTCCGCTACTGTTCAAGAGATCCGCGAGAACAAACGCACCGTCAAACAAG GCATCTCTCAGATTGTCTTCGAAGCCCAGAAATCGGTTGGCTGGTTTCACGATGAGTCTGGTTCTGGAGCCCGCCAGAATCGGCGAGTCAGGTcgctcttttaa